GGATACTTTATAGTGTAAAAGGATTTATGATGGATGCTCAAGCAAGACAACTGATCGGATTAATTGATAATATAACTTACTCTTTTGGGATGCAAAGCCTGGAGGGGCGATGTTGCAACGAAAATATCTCCCATGGCGAGTTTCGCGCCCTGCAGGTTGCATTGCATCAGACGATCTGCACGATGCAGGATATTGCAAGAAGCGCGGCGGTTACGAAGAGCGGGGCAACCCGCATTGCAAAACGCCTGGAGGAAAAGGGCCTAGCTATACGTCAACAGGATCATAAAGACGGAAGAATCTGCTGTGTGACACCAACAGAAAAAGGTCAAACGCTCCTGAACCGGATTGAGGATCAGTTGATGTGTAAAATGCGGGAGATCCTGGCGGCGATGGACCCGGCCATGCGGGAAATTCTGATTCTCAGCCTGAACGCATTTGTTCAAGCCGCGAAGCCACGGGGTGTTCATGTAAATCCGCAGCGGGAAATGTGTTGTGCAATTGAGGAAAAAGATACCCTTGGCAATGGTTGACGCGCTCAACTATAAGCGCAATAGAACTTCATGGCTAAGAGGAGGAATTAACGATGTTCGGTTTGAATAATGTTGTGGTTGCCGGAAAATTTTTTCTGGTGATCGCCGGTGAGCTGGTCCTTATCTTTGTTGCTGTTTCCTTCATCATTGGACTGCTGATGGAATATCTCCCCCCGTCCCGCGTCAGAGATTATCTCTCCAACAAACTCTCCTGGGTGCAATACCTCCTGGGCTCGGGACTGGGCGCCATCACGCCTTTCTGCTCCTGTTCCACCGTGCCCATCACGGCAGGCTTGCTCAAGGGAGGGGTTCCTTTCGGCCCTACCATGGCATTCCTTTTTGCTTCGCCGGTTCTTAACCCGATCATTATCGCCCTCCTGCTCTCGCTCCTTGGCACTAAAGCAACTGCCGTCTATGTCGTTGTCACCTTTTTGGGCTCTATGGTGGCGGCCGCTGTGTTGTCAAGACTGGGAATGGAAAGGCAGGTCAAGCCCCTGGCCAATTTTCAGACATCCTGTTGTGCGGAAGAGACAAAATTTGAGACTGCTTCCCTGAAAACACTGCCCATGGCCGCTGGTTGCTGTTCTTCTGAGAACGTTCAGTCTGCGCCCCTCCGCACCGTGACTACTTTTCAAGCACCGAGCGCTTGCTGCGCAGGAGAGTCTTCCCCAACTGTGCAGAACCCGGTTTCTGCGTCCTGCTGCTCGGTCAGATTCGAGACGGATGAGGGAGCACAGGCGGAGTCGTTCAAAGAAAAACTGAAAAGGGCCTCTGTCTCCGCGGTGGAGACCTTCAAGGGTGTCTTCTGGTACCTCCTGCTGGGTGCGGGCATCGGCGCCTTCATCTATGGCTTTTTCCCCCAGGATCTCGTCATCCGCCTGGCCGGACCGGGAAACCCCTGGTCCATCCCTATTGCTGCGCTTATCGGTGTTCCCATGTACATCCGGGCCGAAACGGTAATTCCCATCAGTGCCGCGCTGGTCGGTAAGGGCATGGGGGTAGGAACGGTTCTGGCGCTCATCATCGGTGGGGCAGGGGCGAGTATCCCGGAAATGATCATTCTCGGTTCCATGTTCAGAAAAAAACTGATCTTCGCTTTCGCCCTGAACGTTTTTCTGGTTGCCGTCGTGGCAGGTTATCTTGTCGATATTTTGATCTATTAACCGTGGCAATCGTGCCGGTGAAGCTAAGGGAGGTGTCGCAAGGATGAGCATAAAGTTATACCTCACCGGTAACCTTCGTAAGCTTACCAAGGGCAAGAATTTGTTTGAAGTGAAGGGTCAGACCTTGGCGAGTGTCTTAGCCACGTCGTAAACCTCGCCCCCGCACTGAAATGGGCACTCTTTTATGAGTCAGGGGATGCGTTGTAGATAATGTTAAAATGCTGGTTTCTAGCTCCTTCTACAATACGATCGAGGCGTGTCGGATATTCTGGAAAAGCTGGGTGAGATCATTAAAGATCCGCGGCTATCTATGAGGTATTAATCAAGCGAACTTAGATAAAGATTAAGGAGAGAATGAAATGGACGAAGTAGTGATGGCGTATTACCGTAAATTGGTAGAAACGGGTTTCGAACATGCAGGCTCATTGGAAGACGCCTCAATCTTCCTTGAAAATTTCGCTGAAATTAGTCCGGCATGCGGTGGAAATACTAACGATTTCATGCACATATATATTAATGTGGTTAATGAAATCATTTCTGATATCAAGTATAGAAGTATTTGTGATCAGACAACGAATGTCGCCATAGAGGTTTTATGTACGTTGGTGAAGGGGAAGACTCTTGGCGAAGTCGCCGGTGTAACGGAACAAACATTTTCTCGATTTTTGGGGAGTGAAGACAAACGACTTCAAGAGACAGCCAAAGACTTACTGGAATTTCTTAACAAGGGAATCGCTGACTATAGAGCACAAACAGGAGGGGCCTGCTGAAATTCCGGACATTTCCCATCGACTTTTTTCATCGGAGGAATGTGTCATGATCCCATGCCGCCACTTAGGTAAACCAATCGAACTTCCCGGCATCATGTGTTAGGATATTTTAACGTCTGAAGGCAGGAGGGATTTAAATGAAAACACTAACGATTCGCTGGAAAAGACTTGTTGATGGGCAGGATCAGACTTGCCCGCGCTGTGGAGCTACCGGTGAAACAGTCCGAAGTGCGGTCGATAAACTCAAAAAGGCCCTCGCTGAACTGGGCATTGAAGTCCTTTTTAAAACAGAAACCCTCGACTTTCCCATGTTTTCCCAGGACTCTCTGCAATCCAATCGCATCTGGATCGGAGAAAAACCGTTGGAAGAGTGGATTGGAGCGACCGTTGGTCAAAGTCCATGCTGCGGGGTCTGTGGTGATTCTGACTGCAGAACCCTTTCGATCGGGAATAACACATATGAGGAAATTCCGGAAAGACTCATTGTTCAAGCCGGCCTTCTGGCTGCGGCGGAGCTTTACACAGATTGACCGTCGTGAGAAAACATTAATACATAAATTACAATATTTTTTAGGAGGTTGGTCATGTCACCACAAATAAGTTTAGGCCCCTGTTTTTGATGACCGGGAGAACCTCAAGAATACCGTGCCGTATTCTTTCCCGATGGTTCCAAGGTTAGTGTAACCGGTTTGAACAACATTTTTCAGCATGCGTACAAAGAAGGTAAAATTCCTGATAAGGATACTGCGAAATATCTGGTCGGCCAACTGGGAGAAGTCAATTACATTCCCTCCAATAGTGTCAGAGATTATGAGCAGGCGGTTCTGAAAATGTATCAGGAGTATTACGAGTTAATGGAAAAGCGTAAAGCCGAGGGTGAATCTAAGGAGAAATAGCGCCTGCTGAATGCGGATTCTGATTTCGGCATTGGTGTGCCAACAAGCGTTAAGGGAGAGTCTCACAAGATGAGCATTAAAGTATTTCTTGTAGATCGCCTCTCTAACCTTGCCAAGGGCAAGGATATGTTTGAGGTAAAGGGCAAGACCCTGGGCGAGTGTCTCAACTACCTCGTAAATCTTGCTCCCTCAATCAAACAGGCTCTCTTTTATGAGTCAGGCAATGAGTTGCAGGACAATATTAAAGTCCTGGTTAACAAGAAGCACGCCGAGGCAGAAGGGCTGGAGAAAGAAATAACAGACGGGGATGTGATTTATATTGCGATGCTGCCTCAGCACTGATGAGGCGGTGGCGCCGGTGGCTAGTTCAGCCACATGCAACGGAAGCAACGCAGAGCACAGAGAGAACAAAGCCGGGAGTATCGACAAAGGGGAACCAAAGCTGCTGAAAAGAAAGATGCGGGGAGTTCATGCTTCCTGAAAAAACGATAAGGAACGAGACATGTTATCAGAGGATCAACAAAAGATGTTCAACGGATTTTATGGTTCGGCCCGCAACAACAAGATTCTCGAGCCGAAGACAACGCTCATGATCCACCTTGCTTCGGCCATGGCCGTGAGCTGTTACCCCTGAATGCAGCATTACCTTGGTGTCGCCAGGGACATGGGTATTTCCGAAGAGGAGATCGGTGCAATCGAGGCTATCGTCATGGCGGTTTCTGCCGGAAAGATCATGATGCAGCTCAATGAGGTGCGTTCGAGGAGAGAGACAACTACCAAGACCGTGACCTTGTCCCCCATACCGGCTGGCTGAGGGGGGACATAGCCTGCGTGACGGGTTCCGGATAGATGGAAAAGATAGAGCTTCAAAGGGCGGCCGGTCTTGTTTATGGATGGGCAAATGATTCCGGCCGATTAAATGTCGTGGGGCTGCCGGAAGTCAATATCGGACATGCCATTCTTTCCAGAGCTGTTTCTGTTGGATTATCGAGGGCGGTTGACGAGATGCTGGTAATACTGGAATAGCCATCCAGCGGATCGTAATAGGAGAAAAGACGATGTCTATTCCTTCAATGACGGAAGAAAAAGCGGCCAAAGGTTTTAAGGAGGGCTTCGATTGCTCACAGCAGGTGCTTGCCTATGCGGCGGGCAGGCATAACCTCGGCATGGACGAGAAGGAAGCTTTCAAAATTGGCGCCCCTTTCGGCGGCGGCATGTGGAACGGTGATACCTGCGGCTGTGTGTCCGGGGCACTGATGGCGATAGGGCTGAGATACGGTCACTGTGTGCCCTATGATAAAGAAACCAAGGCGTTGCTTACGGCCAAGGCGGTTGAGTTTGAAAAGAAATTCGTAGAGAGGAACGGCAGCCTGATCTGCAGAAATATTCTAGGCTACAACCTGACCGTTCCGGAAGAGCTGAAGAAAATCATGGAGCAGAATCTCTTCTTCACGGTGTGCACGGGCCTCGTCTGCAGCGCCTGTGAAATATTGGACGAAGTGCTGTAAAGGACAAGATGAAACTCATGAACAGTAGTGCATCCCTGGAGGAGCGCCGGGAAGACTTTCCAGCCCTCGGGAGGCGCAGGAATGGGATGCCTCCGGTTTACCTGGATAACGCATGCACGACTCTGGTTCCCAGGCAGGTCATGGAATCTCTCCAGGAATGCTACGCGAACTATCCCGCCTGCGGTGGCCGGAGGAGCCGCCACTGGTTTGCCGAAGAGGTTTCCGATCGAATCGAAGGAAATCCCGATAAGGGCATAAAGGGTTCGCGCCGGATTCTCGCAGAATTTATCCATGCCGGTTCTGAAAACGAAATTGTCTTCACCCTCAATACGACCCATGCCCTCAATCTGGTGGCCCTCGGCTTCCCCTTCCGTTCCGGGGACGTTGTTCTGCTGACGGACAAGGAACACAACTCGAATCTGGTTCCCTGGTTGAGGCTGCAGAAAGCAGGGCTGATCCGGGTAGATTACACCGTTCCCGACGATCGGGATCTCTTCGATCTTGAGGCCTTCGAGGGGAAACTGAAAAATGGCCGGGTGAGGCTGGTCAGCATGGGCCATACGTCCAACGTCACCGGTTACACCCTTCCGGCAAGAGAAATCATCCGAATTGCCCATCAATACGGCGCCCTGGTCCTGCTGGACAGCGCTCAGGCTGTTCCCCATCAAGTGATCGATGTTCAGGACCTGGATGTCGATTTTCTGGCTTTTTCGCTGCACAAGATGTGTGGTCCGCGGGGGGTGGGGGTTCTTTATGGAAAGAAGGACCTGCTGGGCCGGTATCTTCAAGAAGAAGAGGGGGGAGGTTTCGTTCTTGAACCGGTTTTCCTGGGCGGGGGAACGGTCGCCGATGCCACCTATTCCTCCTACAGGCTCTTGGATCCACCGGAATGTTTCGAAGCGGGAATTCAGAATTACCCCGCGCTGATCGCCGCAGGCGCGGCCGTTAAGTACGTGCAGCAGATCGGGATGGAACGGATCAGCGCCCATGAGGGCCGGTTGAACCGTTTTTTGACCGGGGAACTGATGAATCGTTACGGGGATACGGGCTGGTTCCGGATTTTCGGGCCACAGGATGCGGAGCAAAGAGGCGGAATCCTGACCTTCGAGGTCAAGCGGCCCAATGCGGTGAGAATCGCCGAAGAGCTGAGCCGGAAAAGAAACGTCATGATCCGGGACGGCGTCTTCTGCGTCCATTCGTATTTCAACGAGCGGTTCGGACAGGGATGGACCCTCCCCAGATCTCACGACGAGCATCGCATGGTGTACCGGGTTTCCTGTTACTTCTACAATACGGTCGAGGAATGCCGGATCTTTCTGGAAACTCTGGAAGAGATCTTCCGGGAGCGCAGTTATCTGTAAGGTTTTTCAGTCAAATGGCAAAGGAGAGCGAAGTGCACGAAGCTATTATTTCGTATTACCGCAGTTTATTGAAAAAGGGGTTCGACCATGCCGGTTTCCTGAAGGACGCATCCATCTTCCTGCGGAATTTCGGCGAAGTCAGCCCCGTCTGCGGAAACACGGACGATTTCATGTACCTCTATCTCAATGTCGTCGACAACGTCATTTCCGAGATCCGATATCAGTGTATCTGTGATCCGGCATCCAACGTAGCCATCGAGATTTTCTGCTCTCTTGTAGAGGAGAAGACCCTGGGCGAAGCCGCGATGGTCAAGGAAGAGGCTTTTTTGCAAATTCTGGGCTGCGAGGACGAAGGAATGCGGGAAAAAGCCAGGTTCCTGCTGGATCTCCTTCGCGAGGGAATTCTTGGCTATCAAGCGCAAAGATCATAAAACCTTCTAAATTCTTTCCTGAAATAAACAATCATAACAACTTGATAGGAGACAGGATTCCCTGTTGGCCGGTCGATCTTTCATGATCTTCTGGTGTGTATATTGCAGTAAAATCTTTGTTCAGGCCGCTCTGGCCTGTTGATTTCCTTTGACAAGTTTTCCGATCTCGGGTATCTCAGACATCTCATTTAAGTTGAAGAAAAAAGTTTATCTTTGGAGTGCATTATGAAAAAGTGTCGGGTCATTCTGATCGCCTTCCTTTTCTTTATTGCCCTGCCATTGCCTTCCCTCGCCCGTGGGGAGACGGCTCCCGCACAACGTTCTCTTCAAGGCCATCAAATCCAAAATCCAGGCGTCAAAGAGGGAACTCCCCGTAAGTTCGACAAACTGGACAAGAACTGCGGGAATCCGGCGTATAAACAGGCTCCCATTACTCATGGTCGCACTCAAAAACATAGAACCGGCAAGAATATCCGAAAATCTATGGCTGTTCAGAGAATGACGCCTCTGAAGGGTTATGTGGCACTCGTGCAGGGAGCCGCCTATGTGCAGTTGAAGGGTAAAGAGGACTGGATAAGCCTGAGGACAGGAAATGCCGTTCCTCCACAGAGCAAATTGAAGACAGGTCAGGATGGCATCCTGGAAATTAAATATGAGGACGGCAGCAGTTTGTTGCTTCGGTCCGAAACGGAAGTAACGATCCTCGAAGCCTGGAAAACAGGGACATCCCGTCTGCTGCGCGATTTTTTCCTCAGTGCGGGGCGGGTCATCGCGAAAGTGCAGTCGGCAACGGGACGGTCCCCCCGGTTCCGGGTGCACACGCCCAGTGCCATTGCCTCTGTCCGAGGGACGGAATTCCGGGTGGCCGTGGATAAGAAGCAGGAAACTTATGTGGAAGTCCTGAAGAGCAAGGTCACCGTAGATACGGCAACAAATGTGATCAATCTGGCGCAGGGTGAGGGAGCCAAGATCAAAAACGCCGGCGCTCCACCGTCGCCGCCTCGAAAACTCCTGTTGGCGCCGAATCCCGTGGGAATGAAATCTTTCTACAGCAGCGCGCCGGTCATTGCCCTTGCTGCTGTCGGCGGCGCTCAAGCCTATCGCGTAATGGTCGCGAAAGATGAACAGGGGAAAAAGCTGGTATGGGAAGGTGTCATCAAGCGCGGGGATCGCTTTACGATGAACAGCCTTACCGACGGTTCTTACTATCTCCTGACGCAGAGCATCGATCAGATCGGTCTGGAAGGCGCGCCCTCCGAGGCGCATGCCTTTACGATTCGGCAAAACCCGCTGCCCCCCATGATTCTGATGCCGGGGAATGGGCTCAAGGCCGGGGAAAAAGAGACAACCCTGGAGTGGCTGTCTGTCGGCGATGCGGTACGGTATCATCTGCAGATCAGCGAGGACCGGGAATTCCAGAAGCTTTTTCTGGACAAGGCAGACCTTACAGACTTGACTTTCAAGGCCGAGAGGCTGGAGAACAAACCCTACACTTTCCGGATTCGCTCCATTGCCAAAGATGACTATGCCGGCGCCTGGTCCGATCCCGTGTCTTTCAACGGATCACCGCTGCCGCAGACTTTATCGGGAAATTCGCCGGTTTCCTCCCCTGATGAGATCACCCTGAGATCGAACAGCGTGGGTGAAGGCTTTACCTATCATGTTCAAGTGGCGAAGGACAGTCAGTTTCAAGAGGTCCTGGTGGATCAGAAGGTGAGCAAACCGGAAATATCGATCAAAAAACCAAAAGAAGCCGGAACCTACTTCGTGCGCATGGCTGCCATCGACCGCAACGGCAAGGCCGGCGAATTTTCTCAGGCGCAGAATTATACAATTCAAAACAGGTTCCCCTATGAATGGGTTGGAGGTGGGACAGGACTTCTTCTTTTAATTCTTCTTTTAGCCCTTTAAGAATTTATATGAAGAAAACCGGAAAGTTGATCCTTGTCGTTGATGACGACCCCAATCTTCGGCTCCTGCTGGCCATTCATCTCGAAAAGGCCGGCTTTCAGACGATCGAGGCATCAAACGGCGTCAAGGCCTTGCAGCTATTGCAGGACCATAAGCCGGATCTTGTTCCGGATCTTATTGTCACAGATGCCGTCATGCCCCGGCTTGATGGCCACGGCTTGATTCGGGAGGTGAGAAGCGAGCCGGCGTTTTCCCGGATTCCCTTGATATTGCTTACGGGGAATGATGGCGGCCAGGCAGTGGGAAATGCCTTCCGGCCGGACGCTTACCAGAAAAAACCTTTTGTCTTCTCCGATCTGCTGGCAAAGGTGGAAACCCTGTTGTCCAAAGCCTGACGTTTTTAAAAACGCTGCTGTCCATGGTCCCGATTCGAAAGATCCTTCTTACTGCACTATGCCTCCTGGTCCTTCTCGGTCTCGATTATCTCGGCTTTCTGGAGGGGATGAACAACTATTTCTACGATCTCTCCTTTCGCCTTCGGGGTCCGGAAAAACCCCTGGAAAAAATTCTCATTGCCGCCATTGATGAAAAAACCCTTTCTCGACTCGGTCCCTGGCCCCTTCAACGGGCATGGTATGCGTCCCTCCTCAAAAAAATGAAGGCTGCCGACATCGTGGCTTTTGATATTGTTCTGGCCGAGACGTCTCCTGATGATCCCCTCCTTGCTGAAGCCATGAAAAGATCCGCTCCGGTGGTTTTACCGATTCTCATCAATGAGGACCTGTCCATCGAATATCCCTCCCGGACGTTTTCTGCTCCCCTGGCGGGACATGTTCATGTTGAACGGGGCATCGATGGGGTGGCCCGGGAAGTCTATCACACGCTCTATTTTCAGGGGCGGCGGTTGCCTTCTTTCGCTTCTGTAATCTATGAATTGGCGGAAAAGCGTTCCTTTCCCCGAAGGGCTCCTTTCGGGGAACATTCAAACGAAAAGGCCATCCTCCAGGAAAACCTCATGAGAGTCAATTACTCCGGCGGTCCAGGGACGATTCCCCGGCTCCCTGTTTTCGATATCGTCCAGGGGGCTTATCCGGAAAGCTATTTCCGGGGAAAGATCGTTCTGGTGGGGATTACGGCCATGGGATTGGTTGACAGCGTCACAACCCCTTACGCCGAATCACGGATGGGCACATCGGGAGTAGAAGTGCAGGCCAACATTGTCAACAACCTGCTGCTGGCCAATGCGATTCGGGTCGTCCCTCTGGCCGGAAGCTGGCTGATCGATATTCCGTTGGCCCTTCTGCTGTACATCTGTTTCTTTCGATTGAACGAAAGAAACAGCGTTCTCCTCCTGATCGCCGCCCTGCTGCTTTTTTCCCTTTTCACCTTTCTTGCCTTTTCAATCTGGCACATCTGGAATCCGCCGGCTGCGACGATGATCAGTTTTCTCGTCCTTTTGATGCTGGCCTATCTTTTCAAACTTCATGCAGCGGCGGTCAGCCTCGGCGCTACCTATGCCGCCATTTTGCCGCATCTGAGAAATGAAAGGGGAAAAGAAAAGGCTGATTATGGGAGAGAAGGGCTTTCCGGCATTCTTTCCCCAAGAGGAATCCAACAACAGGCCCTTGTCCTTCATGATCTTGCCCATCAACTGATCTTTGAAAAGGAACTGTCCGATCGTATTTTACTGAGCGATCTTTTTGGGGTGGCAGTCTTCGATCCGGAGGGACGACTGATTCTGGCCAATCGCGATATCCATCGGCTGTGTGCGGAAAATGCAGTATCTCTGGACGACCGGGACCGCTTTATCGCCGACCTGGCGAACCATGTCCTGGAAAAAGACGTGGGCAGCCCAGCCTTCGAGCAATGGCTGCAGATGGCTGCCATCACGGTCTCTCTAAGCCGACCGGAAATGCGATACCTGAAAGTGGATCTCTCTCTCCTGTCCGTTGCGGAAAAAATGTATTCCCTGTTTATTCTGTCCGACATCACAAAGGTCAAGGAAGTGGAACTTTTGAAAGGTCAAATTGTTTCGATCGTTTCCCACGAACTGAGGACCCCCATGGCCAACATCCAGGGGTTCAGTGAACTGCTGGTTGGCAGCCTGGAGGGGGATTTGAAACAGTATGCCGGGATCGTCCTGGAGGAGTCGGAGCGATTGACCAGATTTATCAACACCTTCCTCGACATCAACAGGATAGAAGAGGGGCGGGAGCGGATTGAAAAAAATCCCGTTCTGGTGTCGGACCTCCTCCGGCATGTTCAAGCCGAGATGCAGCCAACGGCGAAGAGCAAGGCTATTGAGCTTCGTGTTGAGGCGCCCGCTGAAGGAACCCCTGTTTTGCTGGATAGAAATTTAATCGAACAGGCCCTTTTGAACCTGATCGAAAACGCCATCAAGTACAGTCCGCCGGACCGGGAGGTGATTCTCCGGGTTTCAGAAAGGTTTGACTCCGTGATCATCGATGTGGCCGATAGGGGGTATGGAATTCGAGATGAAGACCAGAGTCGGATCTTTGATAAATTCTACCGGGCGAACGTCGAGTGTGCTGAGGATGTAAAAGGATCGGGCCTGGGGTTGGCTTTTGTGAAGCAGGCGGTTGAAGCACAGGGGGGGCAGGTGACCGTCCAAAGCACCTTTGGAGAAGGTTCTACTTTTTCTCTTATTTTTCCCAAATCAGCGCCGGAACAGGCGTAATCCCGGGTCCAGTTTTGAGGAGATTTCAGACCAGGACTTTCCGGACAGCCCGCGCCAGATCCCCCAGGGACAGGGGCTTCATGAGGAATTGACGAATGCCGATTTCCCGCGCCTTTTCTTCGGAAATCAGGTCACTGTAGCCTGTGCACAGAATAATGGGGATGTCGCTGCGAATCTTCAACAGTTCCGCTGCCAGTTCATCTCCCCTAATATGGGGCATGGTCATGTCCGTGACGACAATGTCAAAGGAACCGGGCTGGGAGCGAAACAGCTCCAGCGCTTCCGTACTGCTTTGGCGGGCCGTTACTTTAAACCCGAGGGTCGTCAGCATGGCCTTGGTTACATCGATGATGGCCGCTTCGTCATCTACGAAAAGAACGTGCTCACTGCCCTTGGGGATCGGTTCCATATCCTCGCTTTTCGTGGGTTCGACGGTGTCAATCAGGGGCAGATAAACGTTGATGGTTGTCCCCTGACCCGGCTCGCTGACGACATGAATCCGGCCGCCGTGATCCCGGACAATCCCATAGACAACGGATAATCCCAGACCGGTGCCTTCTCCGGGGCCCTTGGTGGTAAAAAACGGATCAAAAATCCGGTCAACGATCGCAGAATCAATCCCGTGTCCCGTATCTCTGACCGTCAGTCTGGCATACTCTCCCGTGGTCAGATTGAAGGCTGGAGGCCGCTTGCCGGGCTCAATTTTTTCCTGATCAAGTTCAATATCCAACATGCCCCCTTGTTCCCGCATCGCATGGAAGGCATTGGTCGCCAGATTCATCAGGATCTGGTGAATCTGGGTCGAATCGGCCAGAATCATGATGGATTGATCGGGAATCCGCTGATTGATCTGAATTGTGGACGGGAGTGTGGCCCGAAGCATCTTGATCCCTTCCTTGATCAGGGGTGCAAGGAGAACGGGCTTTTTCTCCTGCTCCTGAGGACGGCTGAAGATAAGGATCTGTTTGATCATGTCCTTGGCCCGATTGCTGACCTGGAGAGCCCGATCAAGGTAAAACTGCCTTTTATCGGGGCTTGGGGTCAGCTTGGCCAGTTCCATATACCCGATCATGGAACTCAAAATATTATTGAAATCGTGCGCAATGCCTCCCGCCAGTGTTCCGATGGCCTCCAACTTCTGGACCTGCTTTAACATTTCATTGGCCCGTTTCAGGTCTGCGGTCCGTTCCTGAACCAGCGCCTCCATGTGGTGGTGGGAGTCGCGCAGTGTTTTTTCGGCCTGGATCCGCCGGGTAACGTCCTCGATCAGGATGAG
This genomic window from Syntrophus gentianae contains:
- a CDS encoding response regulator, which codes for MRKKILIIDDNNHLSLFLEKKLTDAGHDVVTTMNALSAFKILEDYTPDIILCDYFLPNINGDELCQRIRQMDSLKNVYLAIMSAAAHELDLDPSSIGADTLIAKGSFKETEALVFAVLQDAEAHGHGHPELGRIGLESTVARQLTKELIAKNRYLQTMLDSIAEGIIEVCSGQIVYVNAPAMNILGKPQDQLLLIPLPTFFEGPARTQIETLLGSDAQDSILIEQSETENWEERILSVKRLPSCGESSNILILIEDVTRRIQAEKTLRDSHHHMEALVQERTADLKRANEMLKQVQKLEAIGTLAGGIAHDFNNILSSMIGYMELAKLTPSPDKRQFYLDRALQVSNRAKDMIKQILIFSRPQEQEKKPVLLAPLIKEGIKMLRATLPSTIQINQRIPDQSIMILADSTQIHQILMNLATNAFHAMREQGGMLDIELDQEKIEPGKRPPAFNLTTGEYARLTVRDTGHGIDSAIVDRIFDPFFTTKGPGEGTGLGLSVVYGIVRDHGGRIHVVSEPGQGTTINVYLPLIDTVEPTKSEDMEPIPKGSEHVLFVDDEAAIIDVTKAMLTTLGFKVTARQSSTEALELFRSQPGSFDIVVTDMTMPHIRGDELAAELLKIRSDIPIILCTGYSDLISEEKAREIGIRQFLMKPLSLGDLARAVRKVLV